In Camelina sativa cultivar DH55 chromosome 16, Cs, whole genome shotgun sequence, a single window of DNA contains:
- the LOC104749805 gene encoding uncharacterized protein LOC104749805, translated as MAVLIVSRNNNGEGRLYESTRTQPIPYLQNGGQENGGDDDDDDCDVAPAA; from the coding sequence ATGGCAGTGTTGATAGTGAGTCGCAACAACAACGGAGAAGGCAGGCTGTACGAGTCAACTCGGACTCAGCCGATTCCTTACTTACAAAATGGTGGCCAAGAGAACGGaggagacgacgacgacgacgattgTGACGTTGCACCGGCGGCTTGA
- the LOC104749806 gene encoding cytochrome P450 71A12-like, with the protein MSNIQEMEMILMISLCLTTLLTLLLLRKFLKRTATKVNRPPSPWRLPLIGNLHQLSLHPHRALKSLSLRYGPLMLLHFGRAPILVVSSSEAAHEILKTHDLKFANRPKSKAVHGLFNGGRDVVFGPYGEYWRQMKSVCILNLLTNKMVASFETVREEELKEMLKKLEKASVSSSSENLSEIFIAITSDVTSRVALGRKHSADETARALKKRVRQIMELLGEFPIGDYIPELAWIDRINGFNNRIKEVSQGFSDLMDKVIQEHVEAGNHKEDFVDILLSIESEKSIGLKAQRDDIKFMILDMFIGGTSTSSTLLEWIMTELIRNPDCMKKLQDEIRSTMTPNTTYVKEKEVAHMKYLNAVVKEVLRVHPPLPLILPRLLSEDVKVKGYDIAAGTEVIINAWAIQRDTAVWGPDAEEFKPERHLNSDLDYHGKDLNFIPFGSGRRICPGIGLALGLVEVTVANLVGRFDWKVEAGPNGDQPDLAESHGLDICRKFPLIAFPSSVI; encoded by the exons ATGAGTAATATTCAAGAAATGGAAATGATACTGATGATCTCTTTGTGCTTAACGACCCTCTTAACCCTTCTCTTGCTTAGAAAATTCCTCAAACGAACCGCCACCAAAGTGAACCGACCACCATCTCCATGGCGACTACCGTTGATTGGTAACCTCCACCAGCTCAGCCTCCACCCTCACCGTGCCCTCAAATCCCTCAGCCTCCGGTATGGACCACTCATGCTCCTTCATTTTGGTCGTGCCCCCATACTCGTAGTCTCCTCCAGCGAAGCAGCCCATGAGATATTGAAAACACACGATCTTAAGTTTGCCAACCGACCTAAGTCAAAAGCCGTTCATGGGCTTTTTAACGGTGGTCGTGATGTGGTGTTTGGTCCCTATGGAGAGTATTGGAGACAGATGAAG AGTGTATGCATTCTGAATCTGCTCACCAACAAAATGGTTGCGTCCTTTGAGACGGTACGAGAAGAGGAGTTGAAGGAGATGTTGAAGAAGCTGGAGAAAGCAAGTgtgtcttcttcatcagaaaaTCTGAGTGAAATATTTATTGCTATAACAAGCGATGTTACAAGTAGAGTTGCCTTGGGAAGGAAACATAGCGCGGACGAAACTGCAAGGGCTCTCAAAAAGCGAGTGAGGCAGATCATGGAGCTTTTAGGCGAGTTCCCGATCGGGGACTATATCCCGGAATTGGCATGGATAGATAGGATCAACGGTTTCAATAATAGAATCAAGGAAGTGAGTCAAGGTTTTAGCGATCTTATGGACAAAGTGATACAAGAACATGTAGAGGCAGGTAATCATAAAGAGGATTTCGTCGATATACTTCTATCAATCGAAAGCGAGAAGAGTATTGGATTAAAAGCTCAAAGAGACGACATAAAATTTATGATCTTG GATATGTTTATTGGAGGGACGTCAACAAGTTCAACTCTACTAGAATGGATAATGACGGAGCTGATCAGAAATCCAGACTGTATGAAGAAACTCCAAGACGAGATTCGGTCAACCATGACGCCAAACACTACAtacgtaaaagaaaaagaagttgcGCATATGAAATACCTAAACGCCGTGGTTAAAGAGGTGCTCAGGGTgcatcctcctcttcctcttataCTTCCCAGACTATTAAGTGAAGATGTCAAAGTAAAGGGATATGACATTGCCGCAGGGACAGAG GTGATCATCAATGCTTGGGCAATCCAAAGAGACACTGCGGTATGGGGACCAGATGCAGAAGAGTTTAAACCAGAGAGACACTTAAACTCAGATTTGGATTATCATGGAAAAGATTTGAACTTCATTCCATTCGGATCAGGGAGAAGGATATGTCCAGGAATAGGACTTGCTTTGGGTTTGGTAGAAGTGACAGTGGCCAACCTTGTAGGCCGCTTTGACTGGAAGGTTGAGGCTGGTCCAAATGGGGATCAACCTGATCTAGCTGAATCCCATGGTCTTGATATTTGCCGCAAGTTCCCTCTCATTGCGTTTCCATCCTCTGTTATTTAA
- the LOC104749807 gene encoding PTI1-like tyrosine-protein kinase 2, whose protein sequence is MRRWICCGDKNGESDLANEEVHLKTPWQQSDANQKNQKPQAVANPETQKEALPIEVPPLSVDEVKEKTDNFGSKSLIGEGSYGRVYYATLNDGKAVALKKLDVAAEAETNAEFLSQVSMVSRLKHENLIQLVGYCVDENLRVLAYEFATMGSLHDILHGRKGVQGAQPGPTLDWLTRVKIAVEAARGLEYLHEKVQPPVIHRDIRSSNVLLFEDYQAKVADFNLSNQAPDNAARLHSTRVLGTFGYHAPEYAMTGQLTQKSDVYSFGVVLLELLTGRKPVDHTMPRGQQSLVTWATPRLSEDKVKQCVDPKLKGEYPPKSVAKLAAVAALCVQYESEFRPNMSIVVKALQPLLKPPAPVPVPES, encoded by the exons ATGAGGAGGTGGATCTGTTGTGGGGATAAAAATGGAGAATCAGATTTAGCTAATGAGGAGGTACATCTGAAAACTCCATGGCAGCAATCTGACG cAAATCAGAAGAATCAAAAACCGCAAGCTGTTGCAAACCCTGAGACTCAGAAGGAAGCTCTTCCCATTGAAGTTCCTCCTTTGTCTGTGGATGAGGTTAAAGAAAAGACAGACAATTTTGGATCAAAGTCATTGATTGGTGAGGGATCTTATGGAAGGGTATACTATGCAACTCTGAATGATGGGAAAGCAGTTGCTTTGAAGAAACTCGATGTTGCCGCTGAAGCTGAAACTAACGCtgagttcttgagtcag GTTTCCATGGTTTCAAGACTGAAGCATGAGAATCTCATTCAACTGGTCGGTTATTGTGTTGATGAAAACCTCCGTGTTCTTGCTTATGAGTTTGCAACCATGGGATCACTGCATGACATTCTACATG GTAGGAAGGGAGTTCAAGGTGCACAGCCAGGTCCAACTCTTGACTGGTTAACGAGGGTGAAGATAGCTGTTGAGGCAGCTAGGGGTTTAGAATACCTTCATGAGAAGGTTCAGCCTCCTGTAATACATAGAGACATAAGATCTAGCAATGTGCTTCTTTTTGAAGACTATCAAGCAAAGGTTGCTGATTTTAACCTCTCCAATCAAGCTCCTGATAACGCTGCTCGTCTTCACTCTACGAGAGTCTTGGGCACCTTTGGTTATCATGCTCCAGA ATATGCTATGACTGGACAGTTGACACAAAAGAGTGATGTGTATAGTTTTGGGGTTGTACTTTTAGAGCTTTTGACAGGGAGGAAACCTGTAGATCATACAATGCCACGTGGCCAACAAAGTCTTGTAACCTGG GCTACACCGAGACTCAGTGAAGATAAAGTGAAGCAGTGTGTCGATCCAAAGCTAAAAGGAGAATATCCTCCTAAATCAGTTGCTAAG CTAGCAGCGGTGGCAGCATTGTGTGTGCAATACGAATCTGAGTTTAGACCAAATATGAGTATAGTTGTAAAAGCTCTGCAGCCACTTCTCAAACCTCCAGCACCAGTCCCAGTACCTGAATCCTGA
- the LOC104753378 gene encoding PTI1-like tyrosine-protein kinase 2, with amino-acid sequence MRKWICCAPKPEVSDSSMLAIAKPEESQREPLPIQVPLLSINEVKEKTDNFGSKSLIGEGSYGRVYYATLNDGMSVALKKLDVEPEAETNAKFLSQVSMVSRLKHENFIKLVGYCLGGNLRVLAYEFAVMGSLHDILHGRKGVQGAQPDPTLDWITRVKIAVEAARGLAYLHEKVQPPVIHRDIRSSNVLLFENYQAKIADFNLSNQDPDNAARLQSTRILGTFGYHAPEYAMTGQLTQKRDVYSFGGVLLEILTGRKPVDPTMPRGQQSLVTWATPRLSQDEMMQCVDPKLKGEYPRKSVAKLATVAALCVQYEYECRPTMSTVVKALQPLLKPRVP; translated from the exons ATGCGGAAGTGGATTTGTTGTGCACCTAAACCAGAAGTCTCGGATTCGTCAATGCTGG CTATTGCGAAGCCTGAGGAGTCACAAAGGGAGCCTCTTCCCATTCAAGTTCCTCTCTTGTCAATAAATGAGGTTAAAGAAAAAACTGATAATTTTGGATCAAAATCACTTATTGGTGAGGGATCTTATGGAAGGGTATATTATGCAACTTTAAATGATGGCATGTCAGTTGCTTTAAAGAAACTCGATGTTGAGCCGGAAGCTGAGACAAACGccaagttcttgagtcag GTTTCCATGGTTTCAAGACTGAAGCATGAGAATTTCATTAAACTGGTTGGTTATTGTCTTGGTGGAAACCTTCGTGTCCTTGCTTATGAGTTTGCAGTAATGGGATCACTACACGACATTTTGCATG GCAGGAAGGGAGTCCAAGGTGCACAGCCAGATCCAACACTAGACTGGATAACGAGGGTGAAGATAGCGGTTGAGGCAGCTAGGGGTTTAGCTTACCTTCATGAGAAGGTTCAGCCTCCAGTAATACATCGAGACATAAGATCTAGCAATGTTCTTCTATTTGAAAACTATCAAGCAAAAATTGCTGATTTTAATCTCTCAAATCAAGATCCTGATAATGCTGCTCGTCTTCAATCTACAAGAATCTTGGGCACCTTTGGTTATCACGCTCCAGA ATATGCTATGACTGGACAATTGACACAGAAGAGGGATGTGTATAGCTTTGGGGGTGTTCTTCTAGAGATTTTGACAGGGAGGAAGCCTGTAGATCCTACAATGCCACGAGGCCAACAAAGTCTTGTAACTTgg GCAACACCGAGACTCAGCCAAGATGAAATGATGCAGTGTGTTGATCCAAAGCTAAAAGGAGAATATCCTCGTAAATCAGTAGCTAAG CTAGCAACAGTGGCAGCATTGTGTGTGCAATACGAATATGAGTGTAGACCAACGATGAGTACAGTTGTAAAAGCTTTGCAGCCCCTTCTTAAACCTCGAGTACCATAA
- the LOC104749809 gene encoding LOW QUALITY PROTEIN: acyl-coenzyme A thioesterase 9, mitochondrial (The sequence of the model RefSeq protein was modified relative to this genomic sequence to represent the inferred CDS: substituted 1 base at 1 genomic stop codon), with protein MFGQVVIQVLTIFENPNGDESSHFKLTAKSPSRSRTWILYKFSSDFVLREQYGNPWNEIRTGKLVEDLDALAGTISFKHCGGDSSARSMILVTASVDRIIMKKSIRVDVDLSIVGAVTWVGRSSMEMQLQVIQSQDANDSSESVALEANFTFVARDAKTGKSTPINPVSPETEHEKLLWKEAEERNKLRKQKRAEIKEEHEKLKDLERLDELXAEGRVFMDMPALADRNSILIKDTSHEYSLICQPQQRNIHGRIFGGFLMRKAFELAFSNAYTFAGVSPRFLEVDRVDFIKPVDVGNFLRFKSRVLYTEANNSAEPLINTEVVAHVTSPELRSSEVSNRFYFTFSVRPEAMKDGLRIRNVVPATEEEARRVIERMDAERPISLEPREKPQSN; from the exons atgtttggtCAAGTGGTCATACAAGTTTTAACTATATTCGAAAACCCTAACGGAGATGAGTCGTCTCATTTTAAATTGACGGCTAAGTCTCCGTCTCGGAGCCGGACTTGGATTCTTTACAAGTTCTCTTCTGATTTTGTGCTTAGAGAACAGTATGGGAATCCTTGGAATGAGATTCGTACTGGTAAATTGGTTGAAGATCTTGATGCTCTTGCTGGAACCATCTCCTTCAAG CATTGCGGTGGTGACAGCAGTGCAAGATCAATGATTTTGGTGACTGCTTCAGTGGATAGGATTATCATGAAAAAATCAATTCGTGTGGATGTTGACCTTAGTATTGTTGGTGCTGTTACATGGGTTGGAAGATCATCCATGGAGATGCAATTACAAGTAATTCAAAGTCAAG atgccaACGACTCCTCAGAGTCAGTTGCCCTTGAAGCAAACTTTACATTTGTGGCTCGGGATGCAAAGACAGGTAAGTCAACTCCAATTAACCCCGTCTCGCCAGAGACTGAACATGAAAAATTGCTAtggaaagaagcagaagaaaggaACAAGCTacgaaaacaaaagagagcagaaattaaagaagagcaTGAGAAGTTGAAGGACTTAGAGAGGCTAGACGAGTTATAAGCAGAAGGACGAGTTTTCATGGACATGCCAGCTCTTGCAGATCGGAACAGCATCCTGATCAAAGATACTTCCCATGAATACTCATTGATATGCCAGCCACAGCAACGAAATATTCATGGTAGAATTTTTGGTGGCTTCTTGATGCGCAAAGCTTTTGAGCTGGCCTTCTCCAATGCTTACACCTTTGCTGGAGTTTCACCACGTTTTCTTGAAGTTGATCGTGTCGATTTTATCAAACCA GTGGATGTTGGCAACTTCCTTCGTTTCAAGTCACGCGTATTGTACACAGAAGCTAACAATTCAGCTGAACCATTGATAAACACCGAGGTTGTAGCTCATGTTACAAGTCCAGAGCTCAGGTCCAGCGAA GTATCCAACAGGTTCTACTTCACCTTCAGTGTAAGACCTGAGGCCATGAAAGATGGATTGAGAATAAGAAATGTGGTAccagcaacagaagaagaagctagaaGAGTGATCGAGCGTATGGACGCAGAGAGACCCATCTCATTAGAACCAAGAGAAAAACCCCAGtctaactaa
- the LOC104749811 gene encoding TBC1 domain family member 22B isoform X1 has protein sequence MEKREDEQQKRDDSRFNQTLKNVQGFLKGRSIPGKVLLTRRSDPPPYPISPTYQRSLSENDAGRNERFEESVEVEDHNSSKKHDNTYAGKLRSNSSAERSVKEVQNLKIGVRSSDSARVMKFNKVLSETTVILEKLRELAWNGVPHYMRPDVWRLLLGYAPPNSDRREAVLRRKRLEYLESVGQFYDLPDSERSDDEINMLRQIAVDCPRTVPDVSFFQQEQVQKSLERILYTWAIRHPASGYVQGINDLVTPFLVIFLSEYLDGGVESWTMSDLSAEKVSDVEADCYWCLTKLLDGMQDHYTFAQPGIQRLVFKLKELVRRIDEPVSRHMEEHGLEFLQFAFRWYNCLLIREIPFNLINRLWDTYLAEGDALPDFLVYIYASFLLTWSDELKKLDFQEMVMFLQHLPTHNWSDQELEMVLSRAYMWHSMFNNSPNHLAS, from the exons atggagaagagagaagacgaGCAACAAAAGCGCGACGATTCCAGATTCAATCAAACTCTCAAGAACGTCCAAGg GTTTCTTAAAGGCAGGAGTATTCCTGGTAAGGTATTGCTGACTAGGAGATCAGATCCTCCTCCTTACCCAATCTCTCCAACATATCAACGGAGCTTATCTGAGAATGACGCCGGGAGAAACGAGCGATTCGAGGAATCCGTCGAG GTGGAAGATCATAATTCAAGCAAGAAGCATGATAACACATATGCTGGTAAGCTACGATCAAACTCTAGTGCTGAAAGGAGTGTGAAAGAAGTCCAAAACTTGAAGATTGGTGTTAGATCAAGTGACTCTGCTAGAGTTATGAAGTTCAACAAAGTTCTTTCTGAAACAACTGTCATTTTAG AGAAACTGCGGGAGCTAGCGTGGAATGGTGTCCCACACTATATGCGACCTGATGTCTGGCGGCTTCTTTTG GGATATGCACCACCTAATTCAGATAGAAGGGAGGCTGTTCTGAGAAGAAAACGTCTTGAATATCTTGAATCTGTTGGCCAATTTTATGACCTTCCAGATTCTGAACGTTCTGATGATGAGATCAATATGCTTCGCCAG ATTGCTGTTGACTGTCCAAGGACTGTACCAGATGTAAGTTTCTTTCAGCAAGAACAGGTGCAGAAATCACTGGAGCGTATTCTTTACACGTG GGCCATTAGGCACCCAGCGAGTGGATACGTTCAAGGAATAAATGACCTGGTCACCCCCTTTCTAGTTATTTTCTTGTCAGAATATCTAGATGGTGGTGTAGAAAGTTGGACAATGTCTGATTTATCTGCTGAAAAAGTCTCAGATGTAGAAGCTGATTGCTACTGGTGCTTAACAAAGCTACTTGATGGTATGCAAGATCATTACACGTTTGCTCAACCTGGAATCCAGAGACTTGTGTTTAAGCTCAAGGAACTGGTCAGGCGTATTGATG AACCTGTTTCAAGACACATGGAAGAGCATGGGCTGGAGTTTCTTCAATTTGCTTTCCGGTGGTATAACTGTCTTCTGATTCGTGAG ATCCCTTTCAACCTCATCAACCGCCTATGGGACACTTATCTTGCCGAAGGAGATGCGTTGCCAGACTTCctagtgtatatatatgctAGCTTTCTCTTGACG TGGTCTGATGAGCTGAAGAAGCTTGATTTTCAAGAGATGGTAATGTTCCTGCAACACCTTCCGACACATAACTGGTCAGACCAAGAGCTGGAAATGGTATTGTCAAGAGCTTACATGTGGCATAGTATGTTCAATAATTCCCCAAACCATTTGGCTAGCTGA
- the LOC104749811 gene encoding TBC1 domain family member 22B isoform X2 yields MEKREDEQQKRDDSRFNQTLKNVQGFLKGRSIPGKVLLTRRSDPPPYPISPTYQRSLSENDAGRNERFEVEDHNSSKKHDNTYAGKLRSNSSAERSVKEVQNLKIGVRSSDSARVMKFNKVLSETTVILEKLRELAWNGVPHYMRPDVWRLLLGYAPPNSDRREAVLRRKRLEYLESVGQFYDLPDSERSDDEINMLRQIAVDCPRTVPDVSFFQQEQVQKSLERILYTWAIRHPASGYVQGINDLVTPFLVIFLSEYLDGGVESWTMSDLSAEKVSDVEADCYWCLTKLLDGMQDHYTFAQPGIQRLVFKLKELVRRIDEPVSRHMEEHGLEFLQFAFRWYNCLLIREIPFNLINRLWDTYLAEGDALPDFLVYIYASFLLTWSDELKKLDFQEMVMFLQHLPTHNWSDQELEMVLSRAYMWHSMFNNSPNHLAS; encoded by the exons atggagaagagagaagacgaGCAACAAAAGCGCGACGATTCCAGATTCAATCAAACTCTCAAGAACGTCCAAGg GTTTCTTAAAGGCAGGAGTATTCCTGGTAAGGTATTGCTGACTAGGAGATCAGATCCTCCTCCTTACCCAATCTCTCCAACATATCAACGGAGCTTATCTGAGAATGACGCCGGGAGAAACGAGCGATTCGAG GTGGAAGATCATAATTCAAGCAAGAAGCATGATAACACATATGCTGGTAAGCTACGATCAAACTCTAGTGCTGAAAGGAGTGTGAAAGAAGTCCAAAACTTGAAGATTGGTGTTAGATCAAGTGACTCTGCTAGAGTTATGAAGTTCAACAAAGTTCTTTCTGAAACAACTGTCATTTTAG AGAAACTGCGGGAGCTAGCGTGGAATGGTGTCCCACACTATATGCGACCTGATGTCTGGCGGCTTCTTTTG GGATATGCACCACCTAATTCAGATAGAAGGGAGGCTGTTCTGAGAAGAAAACGTCTTGAATATCTTGAATCTGTTGGCCAATTTTATGACCTTCCAGATTCTGAACGTTCTGATGATGAGATCAATATGCTTCGCCAG ATTGCTGTTGACTGTCCAAGGACTGTACCAGATGTAAGTTTCTTTCAGCAAGAACAGGTGCAGAAATCACTGGAGCGTATTCTTTACACGTG GGCCATTAGGCACCCAGCGAGTGGATACGTTCAAGGAATAAATGACCTGGTCACCCCCTTTCTAGTTATTTTCTTGTCAGAATATCTAGATGGTGGTGTAGAAAGTTGGACAATGTCTGATTTATCTGCTGAAAAAGTCTCAGATGTAGAAGCTGATTGCTACTGGTGCTTAACAAAGCTACTTGATGGTATGCAAGATCATTACACGTTTGCTCAACCTGGAATCCAGAGACTTGTGTTTAAGCTCAAGGAACTGGTCAGGCGTATTGATG AACCTGTTTCAAGACACATGGAAGAGCATGGGCTGGAGTTTCTTCAATTTGCTTTCCGGTGGTATAACTGTCTTCTGATTCGTGAG ATCCCTTTCAACCTCATCAACCGCCTATGGGACACTTATCTTGCCGAAGGAGATGCGTTGCCAGACTTCctagtgtatatatatgctAGCTTTCTCTTGACG TGGTCTGATGAGCTGAAGAAGCTTGATTTTCAAGAGATGGTAATGTTCCTGCAACACCTTCCGACACATAACTGGTCAGACCAAGAGCTGGAAATGGTATTGTCAAGAGCTTACATGTGGCATAGTATGTTCAATAATTCCCCAAACCATTTGGCTAGCTGA
- the LOC104749812 gene encoding uncharacterized GPI-anchored protein At1g61900, with product MVKFAGYLVYGFLLFIIWLSSFQDVAAHHKINEHSSRSTTSELANPPGIEVSGPIQVSPSVIPKYASPALPWTPPMYPTFPDTYEPKLTGNCPTDFQAISSVIDTAASDCSQPFAALVGNVICCPQFISLLHIFQGQHNVKSDKLVLPDAVATDCFSDIVSILVSRRANMTIPALCSVRSSNLTGGSCPVTDVTTLEKVVNSSKLLDACRTVDPLKECCRPICQPAIMEAALLISGHQMTVGDKLPLGGSSNLNAINDCKNVVYSYLSRKLPADKANAAFRILSSCKVNKACPLEFKEPTEVIKACRNVAAPSPSCCSSLNAYISGIQNQMLITNKQAIVCATVIGSMLRKGGVMTNIYELCDVDLKDFSVQAYGMQQGCLLRSYPADLIFDNTTGYSFTCDLTDNIAAPWPSSSSMSSLSLCAPEMSLPALPTSQTLKNHGSRDGEFGALRLISLVFLLYVVVRH from the exons atGGTGAAATTTGCAG GCTATTTGGTTTATGGGTTCTTGTTATTTATTATCTGGTTATCAAGCTTCCAAGATGTAGCTGCGCATCATAAGATTAATGAGCATAGTAGTAGATCGACAACCTCTGAGTTGGCAAATCCACCTGGTATTGAAGTATCTGGTCCCATTCAAGTATCGCCGTCAGTCATCCCCAAATATGCGTCACCTGCTCTCCCTTGGACACCACCAATGTACCCTACTTTTCCTGATACATATGAACCCAAGTTAACCGGGAATTGTCCTACAGACTTTCAAGCAATTTCAAGTGTTATCGATACAGCAGCTTCTGATTGTTCCCAACCTTTCGCTGCACTTGTTGGCAACGTGATCTGTTGTCCACAGTTTATAAGCTTACTTCATATTTTCCAAGGACAGCACAACGTGAAGTCAGATAAGTTGGTTCTGCCTGATGCAGTTGCTACAGATTGTTTTTCAGATATCGTTAGTATCTTGGTCAGCAGAAGAGCCAACATGACAATACCTGCACTTTGCTCTGTAAGATCGTCAAATCTAACTGGAGGTTCCTGTCCAGTAACAGATGTCACAACGTTGGAGAAAGTTGTTAACAGTAGCAAATTACTGGATGCATGTCGCACTGTTGATCCTCTTAAGGAGTGTTGTAGGCCAATTTGCCAACCTGCAATTATGGAAGCTGCGCTTCTTATTTCGGGACACCAAATGACAGTTGGCGATAAGCTCCCATTAGGAGGATCAAGTAACCTCAACGCAATTAATGACTGCAAAAATGTGGTCTATTCATATCTTTCCAGGAAGCTTCCGGCAGACAAAGCAAACGCTGCATTTAGAATTTTATCGTCCTGCAAAGTTAACAAAG CTTGCCCGTTGGAATTTAAGGAGCCAACCGAAGTAATCAAGGCTTGCCGTAATGTGGCTGCTCCAAGCCCTTCTTGCTGTAGCTCGTTGAATGCATACATTTCTGGGATACAGAACCAAATGCTAATAACAAACAAGCAGGCCATAGTCTGTGCAACAGTCATTGGTTCCATGTTGCGGAAAGGGGGTGTTATGACAAATATCTATGAGCTTTGTGATGTCGATCTCAAAGATTTCAGTGTCCAAG CATATGGAATGCAACAAG GTTGTCTTCTCAGAAGCTATCCTGCAGACTTGATATTTGACAACACAACAGGCTACAGTTTTACATGTGATTTGACAGACAACATTGCAGCTCCATGGCCATCTTCATCGTCAATGTCATCTTTGTCTCTTTGTGCTCCTG AGATGTCATTACCTGCCTTGCCAACATCCCAGACTCTTAAAAATCACG GGTCTCGCGATGGTGAGTTTGGAGCGTTGCGACTCATTAGTTTGGTATTTCTACTGTATGTTGTTGTGAGACATTAA
- the LOC104749814 gene encoding uncharacterized protein LOC104749814 gives MQTIIIHNFSFCRFNSTMTDPKPRFQVSSFVTLPPSTYSVQHKLCTRATTNNQFIAVCAAPSDVETSSKDESVLITKVETTNSNEVKVHVQVSGEKTQTVFNNVFERMVAAAQPIPGFRRVKGGKTPNIPRDILLEILGYSKVYRQVIKRLINSAIEDYVKQEDLKVGKELTVEQSYEDLEETFEPGESFSFDAIIKLQEVS, from the exons ATGCAGACAATCATCATCCACAATTTCTCGTTCTGCAGATTTAACTCCACC atgaCTGATCCAAAGCCAAGAtttcaagtttcttcttttgttactCTTCCTCCTTCAACTTATTCAGTGCAACACAAACTCTGTACAAG AGCTACGACGAATAACCAGTTTATCGCAGTTTGTGCAGCACCATCAG ATGTAGAGACTTCTTCTAAGGATGAATCAGTTTTGATTACGAAAGTGGAGACTACAAACAGCAATGAAGTTAAG GTGCATGTACAAGTATCAGGAGAGAAGACTCAAACTGTATTCAATAATGTATTTGAGAGAATGGTTGCTGCAGCTCAGCCAATTCCAGGGTTCCGAAGAGTCAAAGGAG GAAAGACCCCAAAT ATACCCAGAGATATTTTGCTAGAGATCCTTGGATATTCTAAAGTCTATAGGCAGGTGATAAAGAGATTAATCAATTCTGCTATTGAAGACTATGTTAAACAG GAAGACCTGAAGGTTGGCAAAGAGTTGACTGTTGAGCAAAGCTATGAAGATCTTGAAGAAACATTTGAACCTGGTGAGAGTTTCAGCTTCGATGCTATAATAAAGCTTCAAGAAGTGAGTTGA